The following are encoded together in the Panicum virgatum strain AP13 chromosome 6K, P.virgatum_v5, whole genome shotgun sequence genome:
- the LOC120711455 gene encoding uncharacterized protein LOC120711455: MERLFNERLPAAGGRGPQEEEFGDENSGFGNGFHDRFGNGRGGRRADFYNQHGGGRRHDRHVHFDDEDEAHDEYDEGFDDNENSFAHHGCFGQPYEQHRGAGHDGANHHGRRNRGDLNSNARIKLSVPKFSRREDADSYLEWKEQCDHIFRVHNLSDQRRVNLASVEFSSYALTWWNQIQENQLVLGRDHINTWDEMKKVMRRRFVPSSYQCDLCNRLQTLRQGSKYVDDYFKEMELLLVRYGIREDEELKMARFLNGLNEKISGFLEMFPYDNLQALVQQAMRTERKIQQESRRRSYGSQSILAPWCRQQAGISVVRARSQGAAARHAPSIGAAKMVVSTASSPAIQQEKLCPSTSTTALSVTSAAASSSHSRSIVCHKCKGRGHVAAQCPSRRTMIINEQGEWKSESEPEEDAPRYDEELKYDEGGEIQPDEGDNNCFISRRVLSVAVVKEENN, encoded by the coding sequence ATGGAGAGGTTGTTCAATGAACGTCTTCCCGCAGCGGGTGGTCGAGGTCCACAAGAAGAAGAATTTGGTGATGAAAATTCTGGATTTGGTAATGGATTTCATGATCGTTTTGGCAATGGTCGTGGTGGACGGCGCGCTGACTTTTATAATCAGCATGGAGGAGGACGTAGACATGATCGTCATGtgcattttgatgatgaagatgaagctcatgatGAATATGACGAAGGCTTTGATGATAATGAAAATTCTTTTGCACACCATGGGTGTTTTGGACAGCCATATGAACAGCATCGTGGTGCTGGTCATGATGGGGCAAATCATCATGGTCGTCGCAATAGAGGTGATCTAAACAGCAATGCTCGCATCAAGTTGAGTGTTCCAAAATTTTCAAGAAGAGAAGATGCTGATTCATATCTTGAGTGGAAGGAGCAATGTGATCATATTTTTAGAGTGCATAATCTCTCTGATCAAAGGCGTGTAAACCTTGCTTCTGTTGAATTTTCAAGTTATGCTCTCACATGGTGGAATCAAATACAAGAAAATCAGCTTGTGTTGGGACGTGATCATATCAACACATGGGATGAAATGAAAAAGGTAATGAGAAGACGATTTGTTCCATCAAGCTATCAGTGTGACCTTTGTAATAGGTTACAAACATTGAGACAAGGATCCAAATATGTTGATGATTATTTCAAGGAGATGGAGTTGCTTTTGGTGAGATATGGAATTAGAGAAGATGAGGAATTAAAAATGGCAAGATTTTTGAATGGTCTCAATGAAAAAATTTCAGGTTTTCTTGAGATGTTTCCATATGATAACTTGCAAGCTCTTGTGCAGCAAGCCATGCGCACTGAGAGAAAAATTCAGCAAGAGAGTCGAAGGAGGTCATATGGCAGTCAATCTATTTTAGCTCCATGGTGTCGGCAGCAAGCTGGGATCTCTGTTGTTCGAGCTCGATCTCAAGGTGCTGCAGCTAGGCATGCTCCATCTATTGGTGCAGCAAAGATGGTGGTTTCTACTGCTTCTTCACCTGCAattcagcaagaaaaactatgtCCTTCTACAAGTACAACAGCCCTCTCTGTTACATCAGCTGCTGCATCATCTTCACATAGTCGAAGCATCGTTTGTCACAAGTGTAAAGGTCGTGGGCATGTTGCTGCTCAGTGTCCTAGTCGAAGAACCATGATTATAAATGAGCAAGGTGAATGGAAATCTGAAAGTGAACCGGAGGAAGATGCTCCAAGATATGATGAAGAACTTAAGTATGATGAAGGTGGGGAAATTCAACCTGATGAAGGAGACAATAATTGTTTTATTTCTCGCCGAGTGCTTAGTGTTGCTGTTGTGAAAGAGGAGAATAATTAG
- the LOC120711454 gene encoding protein NTM1-like 9, which produces MTVMELKALPLGFRFHPTDEELVRHYLKGKITGQINSEVEVIPEIDVCKCEPWDLPDKSLIRSDDPEWFFFAPKDRKYPNGSRSNRATEAGYWKATGKDRIIKSKGDKRKQHIIGMKKTLVFHRGRAPKGERTGWIMHEYRTTEPGFESGEQGGYVLYRLFRKQEEKPERPSPDEVDRSGYSPTPSRSSPDNIEVNEEANTPLNRESPESGLHESPIELPKSVETHAMPMTRWLADRNDNLVATTADVSRMPIIGHANVPEVDPSAGASAQFVHPQNGNGGFNNFVPDIAPNLPHGNAFFSDFQQGAFDFDGNMNPPDALDAFLNQALVDPDEHSSTTSKVQYDSDIPMEFDNHGVAQGEECWWANLDFVLDEPNPLNSQYENTPLLHYDINDQDVLSVDSAADSLHELFNNMEDSSARRAGTGISLMPRQSQPSVQPNSVFTNQGTATRRLRLLLPTDLESGESITRDESEDEVSCIVDEVSCIVTPNYVNEAADKDVVSDGDEAESTGIVIRSRPAPSSSSESSLTQQGTAVRRLRLQSHLKTGPCPSTDDTSSCIINETESHHKAEKSEIVEDASTNFAETVDGILDNCGDSEHKNMPEIVAETAIPEAKSVPRLRKASEKSGKDAIKQEDGLEPHVRAPAQKGGFQPYMVGLVLSVPLLLLLCVRVYGWI; this is translated from the exons ATGACGGTGATGGAGCTCAAGGCGCTGCCGCTGGGCTTCCGCTTCCACCCCACCGACGAGGAGCTCGTCCGCCACTACCTCAAGGGCAAGATCACCGGCCAGATCAATTCCGAGGTCGAGGTCATCCCCGAGATCGACGTCTGCAAGTGCGAGCCGTGGGACCTCCCAG ATAAATCGCTGATCCGGTCGGATGATCCCGAGTGGTTCTTCTTCGCGCCCAAGGACCGCAAGTACCCCAACGGGAGCAGGTCGAATAGGGCCACCGAAGCTGGATACTGGAAGGCCACAGGCAAGGACAGGATCATCAAGTCCAAGGGTGACAAGCGCAAGCAGCACATCATTGGCATGAAGAAGACCCTTGTGTTCCACCGCGGACGCGCACCCAAGGGTGAGCGGACAGGGTGGATCATGCATGAGTACCGCACCACCGAGCCGGGGTTCGAGTCTGGCGAGCAG GGTGGTTACGTTCTTTATCGCCTCTTCCGGAAGCAGGAGGAGAAACCTGAGCGCCCTAGCCCAGATGAAGTGGATAGGAGTGGCTACTCGCCTACTCCTTCTCGCTCGTCACCTGACAACATAGAGGTGAATGAGGAAGCAAACACACCATTAAACAGGGAATCTCCAGAGTCTGGTCTGCATGAAAGTCCGATCGAGCTGCCAAAATCTGTGGAAACCCATGCCATGCCGATGACGAGGTGGCTGGCGGACAGAAATGATAACTTGGTGGCTACTACAGCGGATGTTTCCCGTATGCCTATTATTGGACATGCTAATGTAcctgag GTTGATCCTTCTGCTGGTGCTTCAGCTCAGTTCGTTCATCCACAGAATGGGAATGGTGGTTTTAACAATTTTGTGCCTGATATTGCCCCCAATCTACCGCATGGAAATGCATTCTTCTCTGATTTCCAGCAAGGAGCTTTTGATTTTGATGGCAACATGAATCCTCCCGATGCCCTCGATGCTTTCTTGAACCAAGCACTTGTTGATCCTGATGAACATTCATCAACAACATCAAAAGTTCAGTATGACTCGGACATTCCTATGGAATTTGATAACCACGGGGTTGCACAG GGTGAAGAATGCTGGTGGGCAAATCTAGATTTCGTGCTAGATGAGCCAAACCCTCTGAATTCTCAATATGAGAATACACCATTGCTTCATTATGACATAAATGACCAGGATGTACTTTCGGTGGACTCTGCTGCTGATTCCTTGCATGAACTGTTCAATAACATGGAGGATTCAAGTGCAAGGAGGGCTGGAACTGGGATTTCTCTTATGCCCCGGCAGTCACAGCCCTCTGTGCAGCCAAACTCCGTGTTCACTAACCAGGGCACTGCAACAAGAAGGCTCCGGCTACTGTTGCCTACTGATTTGGAGAGTGGCGAGAGCATAACTAGAGATGAGAGTGAAGATGAAGTATCGTGCATTGTAGATGAAGTATCGTGCATTGTGACTCCGAACTATGTGAATGAAGCTGCAGATAAGGATGTGGTTTCTGATGGAGATGAAGCTGAGTCAACAGGGATTGTTATTAGAAGCCGGCCTGCTCCAAGTTCAAGTTCAGAGAGTTCATTGACCCAACAAGGGACTGCAGTGCGAAGGCTGCGGCTGCAGTCACACCTCAAGACAGGACCATGTCCGAGTACTGATGATACTTCAAGTTGCATCATCAATGAAACAGAAAGTCACCACAAAGCAGAGAAATCTGAG ATTGTAGAAGATGCAAGTACAAACTTTGCTGAAACTGTTGATGGTATATTGGACAATTGCGGTGATAGTGAACACAAGAACATGCCTGAAATTG TTGCTGAAACAGCTATTCCAGAAGCCAAATCAGTTCCAAGGCTGCGGAAAGCTTCTGAGAAGAGCGGGAAGGATGCTATCAAGCAGGAGGATGGTCTTGAGCCCCACGTGAGAGCACCAGCTCAGAAGGGGGGCTTCCAACCTTACATGGTCGGGCTGGTTCTTTCGGTGCCCCTGCTGTTGCTTCTCTGTGTCCGGGTGTATGGATGGATATGA
- the LOC120713179 gene encoding reticuline oxidase-like has translation MAIHTVVAAAAAALALSLVATAAAAGAAGAHPPAPGPAHDIASCLVTSGVKNFSLPASKSFKPILDSSLRYLRFDVPSVGKPAAIVLPASQRELQRAVLCARSSSLAIRVRSGGHSYEGLSYTSENYVPFVVIDLANLNRVRVDAASTTVWAESGATLGELYHAVWQSNRTLAFPAGTCSTIGLGGFVSGGGFGLLARKHGLAVDNVLDATLIDASGRALTRATMDADVFWAIRGGGGGSWGVVSSWKLRLVPVPAIVTVFDMDRRGPAGLIAGLIHKWQFVGPHLPDEFYISTKIYFTPAPASGGNLTMSFTGQVLGPKRLAFSVLTKAYPELRLAASELSEVSWVESAAKFAGLSSVADLPGRQIGVGEYAKRKSDYVQAALSEEDMARVARYMTTAPTEGSIQLNPYGAAMARIGSSETPFPHRAGFLYSVQYAIDWKASENDRSGEYMRWLREFYEFMAPFVSKNPRSAYVNYVDLDLGTNNWTTATGGPLSASSVSHAASWGRRYFLHNFDRLVRAKSKIDPGNVFNNAQSIPPSH, from the coding sequence ATGGCGATACACACCGtagtagccgccgccgctgcggccctTGCGCTGAGCCTCGTCGCAACCGCAGCGGCGGCAGGCGCCGCCGGAGCtcacccgccggcgccggggccggcgcACGACATCGCGTCCTGCCTCGTCACCAGCGGCGTGAAGAACTTCTCCCTCCCGGCGTCCAAGAGCTTCAAGCCCATCCTCGACTCCTCCCTCCGGTACCTCCGCTTCGACGTCCCCAGCGTCGGCAAGCCGGCCGCCATCGTGCTCCCGGCGTCGCAGCGGGAGCTCCAGCGCGCCGTCCTCTGCGCGCGCAGCAGCTCGCTGGCGATCCGCGTCCGCAGCGGCGGCCACAGCTACGAGGGCCTCTCCTACACCTCCGAGAACTACGTCCCCTTCGTGGTCATCGACCTCGCCAACCTGAACCGCGTCCGCGTCGACGCGGCCTCCACCACGGTCTGGGCGGAGTCCGGCGCGACGCTCGGCGAGCTCTACCACGCGGTGTGGCAGTCGAACCGGACCCTCGCGTTCCCCGCCGGGACCTGCTCCACCATCGGCCTCGGCGGCttcgtctccggcggcggcttcgggcTGCTGGCCAGGAAGCACGGGCTCGCCGTCGACAACGTCCTGGACGCGACCCTGATCGACGCCAGCGGCCGCGCCCTCACCCGCGCCACCATGGACGCCGACGTGTTCTGGGccatccgcggcggcggcggcggaagctggGGCGTGGTGTCCTCGTGGAAGCTCCGGCTCGTCCCGGTCCCCGCCATCGTCACCGTGTTCGACATGGACCGGCGCGGCCCGGCCGGCCTCATCGCCGGGCTGATCCACAAGTGGCAGTTCGTCGGGCCCCACCTCCCCGACGAGTTCTACATCTCCACCAAGATATACttcacgccggcgccggcgagcggcggcaacCTCACCATGTCATTCACCGGCCAGGTCCTCGGCCCCAAGCGCCTCGCCTTCTCCGTGCTGACCAAGGCCTACCcggagctccgcctcgccgcgtcGGAGCTCTCGGAGGTGAGCTGGGTCGAGTCGGCGGCCAAGTTCGCCGGACTCTCCTCCGTCGCCGACCTCCCCGGCCGGCAGATCGGGGTGGGGGAGTACGCCAAGCGCAAGTCCGACTACGTGCAGGCGGCGCTCTCCGAGGAGGACATGGCCAGGGTCGCCCGGTACATGACGACGGCGCCGACGGAGGGGTCCATCCAGCTCAACCCCtacggcgccgccatggcgcGGATCGGGAGCAGCGAGACGCCATTCCCACACCGCGCCGGGTTCCTCTACAGCGTCCAGTACGCGATCGACTGGAAGGCGTCGGAGAATGATCGGTCGGGGGAGTACATGCGGTGGCTCCGGGAGTTCTACGAGTTCATGGCGCCCTTCGTGTCCAAGAACCCTAGAAGCGCGTATGTGAACTACGTGGACCTGGACCTGGGCACCAACAACTGGACGACGGCGACCGGCGGGCCATTGTCGGCGAGCTCGGTGAGCCACGCGGCGTCATGGGGGCGGCGCTACTTCCTCCACAACTTCGACCGGCTGGTTAGGGCCAAGTCCAAGATTGATCCCGGGAATGTGTTCAACAATGCGCAGAGCATTCCTCCTTCGCACTAG